The following proteins come from a genomic window of Trifolium pratense cultivar HEN17-A07 linkage group LG4, ARS_RC_1.1, whole genome shotgun sequence:
- the LOC123919465 gene encoding cytochrome P450 71B9-like isoform X2: protein MGFLVLLSLLSIFILFIIHIHKTKSRTSSIPPPGPKPLPIIGNLHQIDPSLPHHSLWQLSKHYGPIMSLHLGYIPTLVVSSSKMAKEVMQTHDLKFSSRPSLLGLRKLSYNCLDLAFAPYSPYWKEMKKHCVVNLFSTQRVHSFRPIRENEVAQLIQKLSQYDDDEKDHFPLLGWVDRIKGTLWRLDKTFKELDLIYQRVIDDHMDNLRRPKSKEQEVVDIIDILLQMMNDHSLSFELTLDHIKALLMNIFIGGTDTSTATVVWAMTVLMNNPRVMNKVQMEIRNLYENKDFINEDDIEKLPYLKSVVKETLRLFPPTPLLLPRETIQNCNIDGYEIIPKTLVYVNAWAIGRDPENWKDPEEFYPERFFMSSVDFEGNNFELIPFGSGRRMCPGIKMGVRTVELSLANLVHSFEWKLPNGFDKDQVLDTQVKPGIIMHKKIDLYLVPRKRKQ, encoded by the exons ATGGGGTTTCTCGTGCTTCTTTCTCTCTTGTCAATCTTTATTCTATTCATCATCCATATACACAAAACAAAGAGTAGAACATCATCAATTCCACCACCAGGTCCTAAACCACTACCTATAATTGGAAATCTACACCAAATTGATCCTTCATTACCACATCACTCCTTATGGCAACTTTCCAAACACTATGGTCCTATCATGTCTTTGCACCTTGGCTATATCCCAACCTTAGTTGTTTCTTCATCAAAAATGGCCAAAGAAGTAATGCAAACCCATGACCTTAAATTTTCAAGTAGACCATCTTTACTAGGACTAAGAAAATTGTCTTACAATTGCTTAGATTTGGCTTTTGCACCTTATAGCCCTTACtggaaagaaatgaaaaaacatTGTGTTGTTAATCTCTTTAGCACTCAACGTGTTCATTCTTTTAGACCCATTAGAGAAAATGAAGTGGCCCAATTGATTCAAAAGTTGTCacaatatgatgatgatgaaaaag ATCATTTTCCTTTGTTGGGTTGGGTTGATAGAATCAAAGGAACTCTTTGGAGGCTTGATAAAACTTTTAAGGAATTAGATTTGATATACCAACGAGTCATCGATGATCATATGGATAATTTAAGAAGGCCTAAAAGCAAGGAACAAGAAGTAGTtgatattattgatatattattgcAGATGATGAATGATCACTCACTTTCTTTTGAGCTCACTCTTGACCACATCAAAGCTTTGCTTATG AACATCTTTATAGGAGGAACCGACACAAGTACAGCAACAGTGGTTTGGGCTATGACAGTATTGATGAACAATCCTAGAGTGATGAACAAGGTTCAAATGGAAATCAGaaacttatatgaaaacaaagaTTTCATAAATGAAGATGATATTGAAAAGCTTCCTTATCTTAAATCAGTGGTCAAAGAGACATTGAGATTATTCCCTCCGACACCATTACTATTGCCAAGGGAAACTATACAAAATTGTAACATAGATGGCTATGAGATTATACCAAAAACTCTAGTGTATGTTAATGCATGGGCCATAGGAAGAGATCCTGAGAATTGGAAAGATCCTGAAGAGTTTTATCCTGAAAGATTCTTTATGAGTTCAGTCGATTTTGAAGGGAATAATTTTGAGTTGATTCCGTTTGGAAGTGGAAGAAGAATGTGCCCAGGAATAAAAATGGGAGTGCGCACTGTTGAACTTTCACTTGCTAATCTTGTTCACTCTTTTGAATGGAAATTGCCTAATGGTTTTGATAAGGATCAAGTTTTGGATACACAAGTGAAACCAGGGATCATTATGCATAAGAAAATTGATCTTTATCTTGTTCCGAGGAAAAGGAAACAATAG
- the LOC123919465 gene encoding cytochrome P450 71B9-like isoform X1, with product MGFLVLLSLLSIFILFIIHIHKTKSRTSSIPPPGPKPLPIIGNLHQIDPSLPHHSLWQLSKHYGPIMSLHLGYIPTLVVSSSKMAKEVMQTHDLKFSSRPSLLGLRKLSYNCLDLAFAPYSPYWKEMKKHCVVNLFSTQRVHSFRPIRENEVAQLIQKLSQYDDDEKGVNLSETMMSFTNTLICKIALGKKYFFDYEDEVELGSEQRRSRLQILLNETQALLTEFYFSDHFPLLGWVDRIKGTLWRLDKTFKELDLIYQRVIDDHMDNLRRPKSKEQEVVDIIDILLQMMNDHSLSFELTLDHIKALLMNIFIGGTDTSTATVVWAMTVLMNNPRVMNKVQMEIRNLYENKDFINEDDIEKLPYLKSVVKETLRLFPPTPLLLPRETIQNCNIDGYEIIPKTLVYVNAWAIGRDPENWKDPEEFYPERFFMSSVDFEGNNFELIPFGSGRRMCPGIKMGVRTVELSLANLVHSFEWKLPNGFDKDQVLDTQVKPGIIMHKKIDLYLVPRKRKQ from the exons ATGGGGTTTCTCGTGCTTCTTTCTCTCTTGTCAATCTTTATTCTATTCATCATCCATATACACAAAACAAAGAGTAGAACATCATCAATTCCACCACCAGGTCCTAAACCACTACCTATAATTGGAAATCTACACCAAATTGATCCTTCATTACCACATCACTCCTTATGGCAACTTTCCAAACACTATGGTCCTATCATGTCTTTGCACCTTGGCTATATCCCAACCTTAGTTGTTTCTTCATCAAAAATGGCCAAAGAAGTAATGCAAACCCATGACCTTAAATTTTCAAGTAGACCATCTTTACTAGGACTAAGAAAATTGTCTTACAATTGCTTAGATTTGGCTTTTGCACCTTATAGCCCTTACtggaaagaaatgaaaaaacatTGTGTTGTTAATCTCTTTAGCACTCAACGTGTTCATTCTTTTAGACCCATTAGAGAAAATGAAGTGGCCCAATTGATTCAAAAGTTGTCacaatatgatgatgatgaaaaagGTGTGAACTTGAGTGAAACAATGATGTCTTTCACAAATACACTTATATGTAAGATAGCTTTagggaaaaaatatttttttgattatgAGGATGAAGTTGAATTGGGAAGTGAACAAAGGAGAAGTAGATTGCAAATTTTACTTAATGAAACTCAAGCTTTGTTAACTGAATTTTACTTTTCAGATCATTTTCCTTTGTTGGGTTGGGTTGATAGAATCAAAGGAACTCTTTGGAGGCTTGATAAAACTTTTAAGGAATTAGATTTGATATACCAACGAGTCATCGATGATCATATGGATAATTTAAGAAGGCCTAAAAGCAAGGAACAAGAAGTAGTtgatattattgatatattattgcAGATGATGAATGATCACTCACTTTCTTTTGAGCTCACTCTTGACCACATCAAAGCTTTGCTTATG AACATCTTTATAGGAGGAACCGACACAAGTACAGCAACAGTGGTTTGGGCTATGACAGTATTGATGAACAATCCTAGAGTGATGAACAAGGTTCAAATGGAAATCAGaaacttatatgaaaacaaagaTTTCATAAATGAAGATGATATTGAAAAGCTTCCTTATCTTAAATCAGTGGTCAAAGAGACATTGAGATTATTCCCTCCGACACCATTACTATTGCCAAGGGAAACTATACAAAATTGTAACATAGATGGCTATGAGATTATACCAAAAACTCTAGTGTATGTTAATGCATGGGCCATAGGAAGAGATCCTGAGAATTGGAAAGATCCTGAAGAGTTTTATCCTGAAAGATTCTTTATGAGTTCAGTCGATTTTGAAGGGAATAATTTTGAGTTGATTCCGTTTGGAAGTGGAAGAAGAATGTGCCCAGGAATAAAAATGGGAGTGCGCACTGTTGAACTTTCACTTGCTAATCTTGTTCACTCTTTTGAATGGAAATTGCCTAATGGTTTTGATAAGGATCAAGTTTTGGATACACAAGTGAAACCAGGGATCATTATGCATAAGAAAATTGATCTTTATCTTGTTCCGAGGAAAAGGAAACAATAG